The Xenopus laevis strain J_2021 chromosome 5L, Xenopus_laevis_v10.1, whole genome shotgun sequence genome has a segment encoding these proteins:
- the p2ry13.L gene encoding purinergic receptor P2Y, G-protein coupled, 13 L homeolog isoform X1: MSLLQFKGVSCLRDLQGFQSLSPITISEVFNNSNGSSLLPIQCVRDTQISKVVFPVLYTIVFFLGLLLNSFSVWIFYKVPSHTVFIVYLKNTLAADFLMIFMLPFKILTDSGIGSWQMKAFVCRFSSVVFYISMYINIILLGLIGLNRVLKIARPFGKKWVDNVHIARALSIAAWLLMFGISIPNMILSNEKATPLNVKKCASLKSKLGMKWHEAVIHFCQFLFWTTFTLMVIFYTIISKKVYESYTKSRSKDSSTTKKTKAKVFIIVAVFFLCFAPFHFARVPYTISQMGAIKDCSVQNKLYIAKEITLWLAATNVCMDPLIYIVLCKPFRQLLTKGSRSATTSMEAQTFQDSRV; this comes from the exons atgtcccttttacaatttaaaggtgTTTCTTGTCTTCGTGATCTACAAGGATTTCAG tctTTGTCTCCAATCACAATCTCAGAAGTATTCAACAACTCCAATGGCTCCTCATTGCTCCCCATACAATGTGTCCGTGACACACAAATCTCCAAAGTTGTGTTTCCAGTCCTCTACACCATTGTGTTCTTTCTTGGATTGTTGCTGAATAGCTTCTCCGTCTGGATTTTCTACAAAGTTCCCAGCCACACTGTTTTCATAGTCTACCTAAAAAACACATTGGCTGCTGATTTCCTGATGATTTTCATGTTACCTTTCAAGATTCTTACAGATTCTGGAATTGGGTCATGGCAAATGAAAGCATTTGTTTGCCGCTTTTCATCAGTGGTATTTTACATATCCATGTACATTAATATAATACTTCTTGGACTCATTGGACTTAATCGTGTCCTAAAAATTGCACGGCCATTTGGGAAGAAGTGGGTGGATAATGTGCACATTGCAAGAGCACTTTCCATAGCAGCATGGCTGCTAATGTTTGGAATATCTATACCAAATATGATACTTTCTAATGAAAAGGCAACACCGCTTAATGTTAAGAAATGTGCTTCTCTAAAAAGCAAACTTGGTATGAAGTGGCATGAAGCAGTAATTCATTTTTGTCAATTTCTATTTTGGACTACTTTTACCCTCATGGTAATATTCTACACAATTATTTCAAAAAAGGTTTATGAATCATACACAAAATCTAGAAGCAAAGACAGCAGTACAACAAAGAAGACAAAAGCAAAGGTTTTCATTATAGTTGCAgtgttttttctttgctttgctcCTTTCCATTTTGCAAGGGTTCCCTATACAATTAGCCAAATGGGTGCCATAAAAGACTGCAGTGTGCAAAACAAACTGTATATTGCTAAAGAGATCACGCTTTGGCTGGCTGCTACAAATGTGTGCATGGATCCTCTGATATACATAGTGTTGTGCAAGCCATTTCGACAACTGCTAACGAAGGGATCCCGTTCTGCAACTACAAGTATGGAAGCCCAGACCTTCCAAGATTCAAGAGTGTAG
- the p2ry13.L gene encoding purinergic receptor P2Y, G-protein coupled, 13 L homeolog: protein MDINSHSKMSIDFTAALPVTRFQSLSPITISEVFNNSNGSSLLPIQCVRDTQISKVVFPVLYTIVFFLGLLLNSFSVWIFYKVPSHTVFIVYLKNTLAADFLMIFMLPFKILTDSGIGSWQMKAFVCRFSSVVFYISMYINIILLGLIGLNRVLKIARPFGKKWVDNVHIARALSIAAWLLMFGISIPNMILSNEKATPLNVKKCASLKSKLGMKWHEAVIHFCQFLFWTTFTLMVIFYTIISKKVYESYTKSRSKDSSTTKKTKAKVFIIVAVFFLCFAPFHFARVPYTISQMGAIKDCSVQNKLYIAKEITLWLAATNVCMDPLIYIVLCKPFRQLLTKGSRSATTSMEAQTFQDSRV from the exons ATGGATATTAATTCACACAGCAAAATGTCCATTGATTTCACAGCTGCGCTGCCTGTAACCAGATTCCAG tctTTGTCTCCAATCACAATCTCAGAAGTATTCAACAACTCCAATGGCTCCTCATTGCTCCCCATACAATGTGTCCGTGACACACAAATCTCCAAAGTTGTGTTTCCAGTCCTCTACACCATTGTGTTCTTTCTTGGATTGTTGCTGAATAGCTTCTCCGTCTGGATTTTCTACAAAGTTCCCAGCCACACTGTTTTCATAGTCTACCTAAAAAACACATTGGCTGCTGATTTCCTGATGATTTTCATGTTACCTTTCAAGATTCTTACAGATTCTGGAATTGGGTCATGGCAAATGAAAGCATTTGTTTGCCGCTTTTCATCAGTGGTATTTTACATATCCATGTACATTAATATAATACTTCTTGGACTCATTGGACTTAATCGTGTCCTAAAAATTGCACGGCCATTTGGGAAGAAGTGGGTGGATAATGTGCACATTGCAAGAGCACTTTCCATAGCAGCATGGCTGCTAATGTTTGGAATATCTATACCAAATATGATACTTTCTAATGAAAAGGCAACACCGCTTAATGTTAAGAAATGTGCTTCTCTAAAAAGCAAACTTGGTATGAAGTGGCATGAAGCAGTAATTCATTTTTGTCAATTTCTATTTTGGACTACTTTTACCCTCATGGTAATATTCTACACAATTATTTCAAAAAAGGTTTATGAATCATACACAAAATCTAGAAGCAAAGACAGCAGTACAACAAAGAAGACAAAAGCAAAGGTTTTCATTATAGTTGCAgtgttttttctttgctttgctcCTTTCCATTTTGCAAGGGTTCCCTATACAATTAGCCAAATGGGTGCCATAAAAGACTGCAGTGTGCAAAACAAACTGTATATTGCTAAAGAGATCACGCTTTGGCTGGCTGCTACAAATGTGTGCATGGATCCTCTGATATACATAGTGTTGTGCAAGCCATTTCGACAACTGCTAACGAAGGGATCCCGTTCTGCAACTACAAGTATGGAAGCCCAGACCTTCCAAGATTCAAGAGTGTAG